Proteins encoded in a region of the Elaeis guineensis isolate ETL-2024a chromosome 7, EG11, whole genome shotgun sequence genome:
- the LOC105048963 gene encoding glycerophosphodiester phosphodiesterase GDPD1, chloroplastic, with amino-acid sequence MALKAVHVSNVPNLDQVPESPSVALSSARLPKGAKVVRPPWKAAAFTVLGHRGSGMNALESPDRRMTAVKENSLLSFNRAASFPIDLVEFDVQVTRDGCPIIFHDDMVLTEENGNISERRVTDLYLEEFLSYGPQRENGKVGKSLFRKAKDGRVLSWIVEDDDSFCTLQEAFQRVNSHIGFNIELKFDDYIVYREEELTHALEAVLQVVFEYANDRPIIFSTFQPDAAQLIRKLQSIYPVFFLTEAGTETFEDVRRNSLDEAIKLCSACGLQGIVSEVRGVFRNPSTIARIKDSNLSLLTYGQLNNVPEAVYMQHLMGINGVIVDLVKEITEAVSDFTRPATEEGEEQIKEGTRPKFSQRELSFLLKLIPELVQY; translated from the exons ATGGCTCTCAAGGCCGTCCATGTCTCCAACGTCCCCAATCTCGACCAGGTCCCGGAGAGCCCCTCCGTCGCCCTCTCCTCCGCCCGCCTTCCGAAAG GGGCGAAGGTGGTGCGACCGCCGTGGAAGGCGGCGGCGTTCACCGTGTTGGGCCACCGGGGAAGCGGCATGAACGCGCTGGAGTCGCCGGACCGGCGGATGACGGCCGTCAAGGAGAACTCCCTCCTCTCCTTCAACCGTGCCGCCAGCTTCCCCATCGACTTGGTCGAGTTCGACGTCCAG GTGACCAGAGATGGATGCCCGATCATCTTTCACGATGACATGGTCCTTACAGAAGAAAAT GGAAATATATCCGAGAGGCGGGTGACAGATCTCTACTTGGAGGAATTCCTGTCCTATGGGCCTCAAAGAGAGAATGGGAAG GTGGGGAAATCATTGTTTAGAAAGGCTAAAGATGGGAGAGTTTTGAGTTGGATTGTAGAAGATGATGATTCTTTTTGCACATTGCAAGAGGCATTTCAGAGGGTTAATTCCCATATTGGTTTCAACATCGAGCTAAAATTTGATGACTACATTGTTTACCGAGAAGAAGAGCTTACTCATGCTCTTGAAGCCGTCTTGCAG GTAGTTTTTGAGTATGCCAATGATAGGCCCATCATCTTCTCAACCTTCCAACCTGATGCAGCACAGCTAATTAGGAAACTGCAGAGCATTTATCCT GTGTTTTTCCTCACTGAGGCTGGGACTGAAACCTTCGAAGATGTGAGAAGAAACTCATTGGATGAGGCCATCAAATTATGCTCGGCATGTGGCTTGCAAGGCATTGTTTCAGAAGTCAGGGGAGTCTTCAGAAATCCATCGACAATAGCCAGAATCAAAGATTCCAATCTTTCCCTTCTGACATATGGCCAGCTCAA CAATGTTCCTGAAGCTGTTTACATGCAGCATCTGATGGGAATCAATGGTGTAATTGTTGACCTGGTTAAAGAGATCACAGAAGCTGTTTCAGATTTCACCAGACCAGCCACCGAGGAAGGAGAGGAGCAGATTAAGGAGGGGACAAGGCCTAAATTTTCACAGCGTGAGCTCTCGTTCTTGCTCAAGCTCATACCTGAACTGGTACAGTATTAG